From the Octadecabacter antarcticus 307 genome, one window contains:
- a CDS encoding multidrug effflux MFS transporter, with protein sequence MSTFPKTRFLDRTTPPHIATLILMAAVGALSLNVFLPSLPSMADHFGVDYGLMQLSVSAYLATTAVVQVAIGPFSDRYGRRPVMIGTVLVFTIASVGAIYAPNFTVFLIFRLLQTAIATSFVISRAVVRDMVPQDQAASMIGYVTMGMSIVPMIGPAVGGILDEAFGWQASFWMLAGGGLLLFMTLYFDQGETFAKREGGFAAQVREYPKLLTSQRFWGYCLAAAFASGAFFAYLGGAPFVGTVVFAMEPAELGLYFGAPAVGYLIGNGLSGRYSVRVGVNRMVLIGTLLTVAGMSMLMLLDLAGFSHPFIFFGFMIFIGLGNGILLPSANAGMLSVRPALAGSAAGLGGAFMIGGGAALSVIAGFILGPGTGARPLIILMLLTTLASVVCALWVMRRAAVVDDAT encoded by the coding sequence ATGTCCACATTCCCAAAAACGCGGTTTCTTGACCGCACCACGCCGCCCCATATCGCAACCCTGATCCTGATGGCCGCCGTCGGGGCGCTGTCGCTGAACGTGTTCTTGCCGTCCCTGCCATCCATGGCCGACCATTTCGGCGTGGACTACGGGCTGATGCAATTGTCGGTCTCGGCCTATCTTGCGACAACGGCGGTGGTACAGGTGGCAATTGGTCCGTTTTCGGATCGGTATGGCCGCCGGCCCGTGATGATTGGCACAGTCTTAGTCTTTACGATCGCAAGCGTCGGGGCAATCTATGCCCCTAATTTTACGGTCTTTTTAATCTTCCGCCTGCTGCAAACGGCAATCGCCACAAGCTTTGTAATCAGCCGCGCCGTTGTGCGCGATATGGTGCCACAAGATCAAGCTGCATCCATGATCGGCTACGTCACAATGGGCATGTCGATTGTCCCGATGATAGGCCCAGCCGTGGGCGGCATATTGGACGAGGCATTTGGCTGGCAAGCGTCGTTCTGGATGTTAGCAGGCGGCGGATTGCTGCTGTTTATGACGCTGTATTTCGATCAGGGGGAGACATTCGCCAAGCGGGAAGGTGGCTTTGCCGCACAAGTGCGCGAATATCCCAAGCTGCTGACATCACAGCGGTTTTGGGGTTATTGCCTCGCGGCGGCCTTTGCATCCGGTGCATTCTTTGCCTACCTTGGCGGCGCGCCGTTTGTCGGCACTGTGGTGTTCGCGATGGAACCTGCCGAACTTGGCCTATATTTCGGCGCACCTGCCGTCGGCTATCTGATCGGCAACGGGTTATCGGGTAGGTATTCGGTACGGGTTGGGGTCAATCGCATGGTGCTGATCGGCACGCTTTTGACGGTCGCAGGCATGTCGATGTTGATGCTGCTTGACCTTGCGGGCTTCAGCCATCCGTTTATTTTCTTTGGCTTTATGATCTTCATAGGCCTTGGAAACGGTATCCTTTTACCGAGCGCCAATGCGGGAATGTTGTCTGTGCGCCCTGCCCTTGCGGGATCTGCGGCGGGGCTTGGCGGCGCGTTCATGATCGGTGGTGGTGCTGCATTGTCTGTGATTGCTGGTTTCATTCTTGGGCCGGGAACAGGCGCGCGACCGCTGATCATTTTGATGCTGTTGACAACACTTGCATCCGTTGTCTGCGCGCTGTGGGTGATGCGCCGCGCGGCTGTGGTTGACGACGCAACCTAA
- the betI gene encoding choline-binding transcriptional repressor BetI codes for MPKLGMEPIRRAALVKATIDVIGAQGSLEVTVSQIAKRAGMSSALAHHYFGGKNQIFLAAMRQILRDFAVEVREKLHAAHTPRARAEALIAASFAPSCFAPATVSAWMTLYAQATTQPDMHRLLRLYQRRLQSNLTHALRPLSPSPIDDATTLAALIDGLYLRAALARNTAPDTAHATALRALDRLTGTPQ; via the coding sequence ATGCCTAAGCTTGGGATGGAGCCTATACGCCGCGCGGCTTTGGTTAAAGCCACCATTGACGTGATTGGCGCACAAGGATCGTTAGAAGTGACCGTTAGTCAGATCGCCAAACGCGCAGGCATGTCGTCGGCGTTGGCGCATCACTACTTTGGTGGGAAAAATCAGATTTTTCTCGCAGCGATGCGGCAAATCCTGCGTGATTTTGCTGTTGAGGTTCGTGAAAAACTGCATGCCGCCCACACCCCGCGCGCCCGTGCCGAAGCCCTGATTGCCGCGTCTTTCGCGCCATCGTGTTTTGCACCTGCGACCGTCAGCGCATGGATGACGCTCTATGCGCAGGCGACGACGCAGCCTGACATGCATCGGCTTTTGCGGCTGTATCAACGGCGTCTCCAGTCCAACCTGACACACGCGTTGCGCCCGCTATCGCCCTCGCCGATTGACGACGCGACAACCTTGGCGGCCTTGATCGACGGGTTGTATCTACGCGCAGCATTGGCGCGGAACACGGCCCCAGACACGGCGCATGCCACGGCCCTGCGCGCCCTTGATCGACTGACTGGAACACCCCAATGA
- the betA gene encoding choline dehydrogenase, with product MKAEYVIVGAGSAGCAMAYRLAEAGKSVIVIETGGSDVGPFINMPAALSYPMSMKRYDWGYQSEPEPHLGGRKLACPRGKVIGGSSSINGMIYVRGHARDFDYWAENGAHGWAYADVLPYYKRMEDWHDGGRGGDADWRGQGGPLHVTRGPGDNPLTQAFIKAGGQAGYQLTSDYNGEQQEGFGPFDATIWQGKRWSAASAYLRPAQATGNCEVVHGTAARIVIVDGHATGVELTDGRSVSADAEVIIAASAINSPKLLMLSGIGPAKHLSEHGIAVVADRAGVGQNLQDHLELYVQMAAKGRHSLYKYWSLLGKALVGARWLFTKTGIGASNQFEACGFIRSKAGLDYPDIQFHFLPLAVRYDGVGAREGYQAHVGPMRSKSRGAVTLNSADPNDDPSIFFNYMSHPDDWDEFRACIRLTREIFSQDAFTPFACEELIPGVDAQSDAALDATIRAHVESAYHPCGTCKMGSADDPDAVVDPMGRVIGVTGLRVADSSIFPRITNGNLNAPSIMVGEKMADHVLGKQPIAPSNDAPWIHPDWKTAQR from the coding sequence ATGAAAGCTGAATACGTCATCGTTGGTGCGGGCAGTGCGGGTTGCGCCATGGCTTACCGCCTTGCCGAAGCCGGTAAATCCGTCATCGTAATCGAAACTGGCGGCAGTGATGTTGGACCTTTTATCAACATGCCCGCCGCGCTGTCCTATCCAATGAGCATGAAACGCTACGATTGGGGCTATCAAAGCGAACCCGAACCCCACCTTGGCGGGCGTAAACTAGCCTGTCCACGCGGCAAGGTCATTGGTGGATCATCGTCAATCAACGGCATGATTTACGTGCGTGGCCACGCCCGTGATTTTGATTACTGGGCGGAAAATGGTGCGCACGGTTGGGCCTACGCCGACGTCCTGCCGTATTACAAGCGCATGGAAGACTGGCACGACGGTGGGCGCGGCGGCGACGCGGATTGGCGCGGCCAAGGTGGGCCTTTGCACGTTACCCGCGGACCCGGCGATAACCCGTTAACGCAGGCCTTCATAAAAGCAGGCGGGCAGGCCGGGTATCAGCTGACGTCGGACTATAACGGTGAACAGCAAGAAGGCTTTGGCCCGTTCGATGCCACCATCTGGCAGGGCAAACGCTGGTCTGCGGCGTCGGCGTATTTGCGACCAGCCCAAGCGACAGGGAATTGTGAAGTCGTCCACGGCACTGCTGCGCGCATCGTAATTGTCGATGGCCATGCAACGGGCGTTGAATTGACCGATGGTCGCAGTGTCTCTGCGGACGCAGAAGTCATCATCGCGGCCTCTGCGATCAATTCGCCCAAACTGCTCATGTTGTCGGGCATTGGGCCTGCCAAACACCTGTCAGAACATGGGATTGCAGTTGTGGCCGATCGCGCTGGAGTTGGACAAAACCTACAAGACCACCTTGAACTTTATGTTCAGATGGCCGCAAAGGGCCGTCACAGCCTTTACAAATACTGGTCTTTATTGGGCAAAGCACTGGTTGGTGCGCGGTGGTTGTTTACAAAAACAGGCATTGGCGCGTCTAACCAGTTCGAGGCATGTGGTTTTATCCGATCAAAGGCCGGCTTGGACTATCCTGACATTCAGTTCCATTTCCTGCCGCTCGCCGTGCGCTATGACGGTGTCGGCGCACGCGAGGGATATCAGGCCCATGTCGGTCCAATGCGGTCCAAATCACGTGGGGCGGTCACGCTAAATTCAGCTGATCCCAACGATGATCCGAGCATCTTTTTCAACTACATGTCGCACCCTGATGATTGGGATGAATTTCGCGCCTGCATCCGCCTCACACGTGAGATTTTCAGCCAGGATGCTTTTACGCCTTTCGCCTGCGAGGAACTGATCCCCGGCGTTGATGCGCAATCGGATGCGGCCTTGGATGCAACAATCCGCGCGCACGTAGAAAGCGCCTATCACCCGTGTGGCACCTGCAAAATGGGCAGCGCAGACGATCCTGATGCGGTCGTTGATCCGATGGGCCGCGTGATTGGCGTGACCGGATTGCGGGTCGCGGACAGTTCGATCTTTCCGCGCATCACCAATGGCAATCTGAACGCGCCATCCATCATGGTGGGCGAAAAAATGGCAGATCATGTGTTGGGAAAACAACCAATTGCGCCCAGCAATGATGCACCATGGATTCACCCTGACTGGAAAACAGCGCAACGTTAA
- a CDS encoding helix-turn-helix transcriptional regulator: MPKKVYAGAKLRELRQRLNMSQAVYAQHLGVSIPYLSQMENNNRPVSTTVVLALAQEFGFDVTELQSGDEARLVGDMREALADPIFAGPTPPLADLRLAASNAPALARAFLELHTAYRQTHESLASLDEALGREDSQLSPSPWEEVRDFFHYCDNYIDAVDHAAERFATKADGDIDGAARRALAESGVRVVHYDDGAIRHYDPQTHVLSLSTKSTPATQRFQLLLQVALIKQDKLLEATLDLARFQSPQARGIAKVGLANYFAGAAMMPYRAFLAAAQETRHDLERLADQFGASLEQVAHRLSTLQRPSAKGIPFFFVRVDPAGTITKRHSATKLQFARFGGACPLWNVHSAFETPGRWLRQLAQTPDGVRYFCLARDVSKPGGAWGIPTRRYAIGLGCEVKHASALVYADHMMVEHAAAFVPIGISCRICERNACPHRSVPPLASQLRVDPNERGMLPYQLE; this comes from the coding sequence ATGCCTAAGAAAGTGTACGCAGGTGCGAAACTTCGTGAGCTACGTCAACGACTTAACATGTCTCAGGCGGTCTACGCGCAACACCTCGGTGTCTCCATCCCGTACCTGTCGCAAATGGAAAACAACAACAGACCCGTGTCGACGACAGTGGTTTTGGCACTAGCACAGGAATTTGGGTTCGACGTGACCGAACTGCAATCGGGCGATGAGGCGCGTCTTGTCGGCGACATGCGCGAGGCACTGGCCGACCCGATTTTTGCTGGCCCCACACCGCCACTTGCAGATTTGCGACTGGCCGCATCCAACGCCCCTGCCCTTGCGCGCGCCTTTCTGGAATTGCACACGGCCTATCGCCAAACCCATGAAAGCTTGGCGTCATTGGACGAAGCACTGGGGCGCGAAGACAGTCAATTGTCGCCGTCACCATGGGAAGAAGTGCGCGATTTCTTTCACTATTGTGACAATTACATTGATGCAGTGGATCACGCCGCAGAACGATTTGCGACCAAAGCGGACGGTGACATCGACGGGGCAGCGCGGCGCGCATTGGCCGAAAGCGGCGTGCGGGTTGTCCATTACGACGATGGCGCAATCCGCCATTATGACCCGCAAACGCATGTGCTGTCGCTGTCAACCAAATCGACCCCTGCGACCCAGCGGTTCCAGCTTTTGTTGCAAGTCGCGCTGATCAAACAGGACAAACTGCTAGAGGCGACGCTGGATCTGGCGCGATTCCAATCGCCGCAGGCCCGCGGTATCGCCAAGGTTGGCCTAGCAAATTATTTTGCCGGTGCCGCGATGATGCCGTATCGTGCGTTCTTGGCAGCGGCGCAGGAAACGCGCCACGATTTGGAACGCTTGGCGGATCAATTTGGCGCGTCGCTAGAACAGGTTGCCCATAGATTATCGACACTGCAACGCCCCAGCGCCAAGGGTATCCCGTTCTTTTTCGTGCGCGTTGATCCAGCCGGAACAATCACCAAGCGCCATTCGGCAACGAAATTGCAGTTCGCGCGGTTCGGTGGGGCCTGCCCACTTTGGAATGTGCACAGTGCCTTTGAAACCCCCGGCCGTTGGTTGCGACAACTGGCGCAAACCCCTGACGGCGTTCGATATTTCTGTCTTGCGCGGGATGTCAGCAAACCCGGTGGCGCATGGGGCATCCCAACGCGGCGCTATGCAATCGGGCTTGGCTGCGAGGTCAAACATGCCAGTGCATTGGTCTACGCCGATCACATGATGGTGGAGCACGCGGCAGCGTTTGTCCCGATCGGAATTTCGTGTCGTATCTGCGAACGCAACGCCTGCCCGCACCGATCAGTGCCACCATTGGCAAGCCAACTTCGCGTGGACCCAAACGAACGCGGCATGCTACCGTACCAACTTGAATAG
- a CDS encoding CoxG family protein, whose protein sequence is MELNGTRIIAADRATVWAHLNNAETLQACIPGCEELTGTSETGFEAVVKQKVGPVKATFKGAVTLEDVNAPQSYRIVGEGKGGVAGFAKGAADVTLDVVEGGTELSYTVDAKIGGKLAQLGSRIVGGFAKKMAGQFFDNFQATVEGTPPPDS, encoded by the coding sequence ATGGAACTGAACGGCACACGCATCATCGCAGCGGACCGCGCAACCGTCTGGGCGCATTTGAACAATGCCGAAACGTTGCAGGCCTGTATTCCCGGCTGTGAAGAATTGACTGGCACGTCTGAGACGGGGTTTGAGGCTGTTGTTAAACAAAAAGTCGGCCCCGTGAAGGCAACATTCAAAGGCGCTGTCACGCTGGAAGACGTCAACGCGCCGCAAAGTTACCGCATCGTAGGTGAAGGCAAAGGTGGTGTCGCCGGATTCGCAAAGGGTGCCGCAGATGTGACGTTAGACGTGGTCGAGGGCGGCACTGAATTGTCCTACACGGTGGACGCCAAAATAGGCGGCAAACTGGCGCAACTTGGCAGCCGGATTGTTGGCGGGTTTGCCAAAAAGATGGCCGGTCAGTTTTTCGATAATTTTCAGGCGACTGTTGAGGGGACGCCCCCTCCTGACAGCTAG
- the betC gene encoding choline-sulfatase: MTKPNILIIMVDQLNGTLFPDGPADWLHAPNLKALAAKSTRFKNAYTASPLCAPGRASFMSGQLPSRTQVYDNAAEFASSIPTYAHHLRRAGYQTCLSGKMHFVGPDQLHGFEERLTTDIYPPDFGWTPDYRKPGERIDWWYHNMGSVTGAGVAEITNQMEYDDEVCYNATRKLYDLSRGKDDRPWCLTVSFTHPHDPYVARKKYWDLYADCDHLLPDVGPMAYADHDAHSQRILDANDHGNFDITQDQVRRARRAYFANISYIDDKIGEVLQTLKDTRQDATILFVSDHGDMLGDRGLWFKMSFFEGSARVPLMICAPQMPAGLLETPVSNIDVTPTLCDLAGVSMEEVMPWTIGMSLVPMANGVERTEPVAMEYAAEGSYSPVVCLRYGRWKYTRCALDPDQLFDIEADPNERNNLANVAKHQGTLDQLRAKSEARWDLAAYDAQVRESQARRWVVYAALRNGDHYPWDHQPLQKASERYMRNHMDLNTLEENQRFPRGE, translated from the coding sequence ATGACCAAGCCGAATATCCTCATCATTATGGTTGATCAGCTGAACGGAACGCTGTTCCCTGACGGCCCCGCCGATTGGCTGCATGCCCCGAACCTGAAAGCTTTGGCTGCGAAATCGACCCGCTTCAAGAATGCCTACACTGCGTCGCCTCTCTGCGCGCCGGGCCGTGCATCGTTCATGTCAGGCCAACTGCCAAGCCGGACACAAGTCTATGACAACGCAGCTGAATTTGCGTCTTCAATTCCGACCTATGCCCACCATCTGCGCCGCGCGGGGTATCAAACCTGCCTGTCTGGAAAGATGCATTTCGTTGGTCCAGACCAACTTCACGGGTTTGAAGAACGCCTAACGACAGACATCTACCCACCCGATTTTGGCTGGACGCCGGACTATCGCAAGCCGGGCGAACGCATCGACTGGTGGTATCATAATATGGGGTCTGTCACCGGTGCGGGCGTTGCTGAAATTACCAATCAAATGGAATATGACGATGAGGTTTGCTACAATGCGACCCGCAAATTGTATGATCTGTCACGCGGCAAGGACGACCGCCCTTGGTGCCTGACCGTGTCGTTTACCCATCCGCATGATCCCTATGTTGCGCGTAAAAAATACTGGGACCTATATGCGGATTGCGACCACCTTTTGCCTGACGTCGGGCCCATGGCATATGCAGATCACGACGCCCATTCGCAGCGTATCCTGGATGCAAACGATCACGGAAACTTTGACATCACCCAAGATCAGGTGCGCCGCGCCCGCCGCGCCTATTTCGCCAACATCTCATACATCGACGATAAAATCGGCGAAGTCCTACAGACGCTCAAGGACACCCGCCAAGACGCCACGATCCTGTTCGTCTCTGACCATGGCGACATGCTGGGGGATCGCGGATTGTGGTTCAAAATGTCCTTCTTTGAAGGGTCTGCGCGCGTGCCGTTGATGATTTGCGCGCCGCAAATGCCTGCCGGATTACTTGAGACTCCGGTTTCAAACATCGATGTCACGCCGACGCTTTGCGACCTCGCGGGGGTGTCGATGGAAGAAGTTATGCCATGGACGATCGGCATGTCGCTGGTCCCGATGGCAAATGGCGTTGAACGGACCGAACCGGTGGCAATGGAATACGCAGCCGAAGGATCATATTCACCAGTTGTCTGCCTGCGCTACGGCAGATGGAAATACACGCGCTGCGCACTCGATCCAGATCAGTTATTTGATATTGAAGCCGATCCAAATGAGCGAAACAACCTCGCAAATGTTGCAAAACATCAAGGCACGTTAGACCAATTGCGTGCGAAATCTGAGGCCCGTTGGGACCTTGCTGCATACGATGCGCAGGTCCGCGAAAGCCAAGCGCGCCGCTGGGTGGTCTACGCTGCATTGCGCAACGGTGACCACTACCCGTGGGATCACCAGCCGCTGCAAAAAGCATCCGAACGCTACATGCGCAACCATATGGACCTCAATACTCTAGAAGAAAACCAACGCTTTCCGAGAGGCGAATAA
- the choX gene encoding choline ABC transporter substrate-binding protein: MKSTLSILAICAAGAVSADGHADCGLVTFSDVGWTDITATTAATTVVLDALGYETDIKVLSVPVTYTSLAEGDVDVFLGNWMPTMEADIAPYREDGSVDTVRANLTGAKYTLATNAAGAALGITSFDAIAANADALEGKIYGIEAGNDGNRLIIDMIASDAFGLDGADMEVVESSEAGMLTQVGRASDRDEPIVFLGWEPHPMNANYDMTYLEGGDDWFGPDLGGATVFTNTTAGYVDACPNVGKLLQNLEFTLAMENEIMGAILNDGTDPRDAATAWLVGNTDVVMGWLDGVTTLDGGDAAVAVQAALDM, from the coding sequence ATGAAATCCACTCTTTCAATCCTCGCCATTTGTGCGGCTGGCGCTGTTTCGGCTGACGGCCACGCAGACTGCGGTCTTGTCACGTTTTCTGACGTCGGCTGGACTGACATCACCGCGACAACAGCCGCCACGACTGTTGTTCTCGACGCACTGGGCTACGAGACGGACATCAAAGTCCTTTCTGTTCCAGTGACTTACACATCCCTTGCCGAAGGCGACGTGGACGTTTTCCTTGGCAACTGGATGCCAACCATGGAGGCCGATATCGCGCCTTACCGCGAAGATGGTAGCGTTGATACCGTTCGCGCAAACCTCACGGGTGCGAAATATACACTGGCGACAAACGCGGCAGGTGCGGCACTTGGTATCACGTCGTTTGATGCGATTGCGGCAAACGCAGATGCACTCGAAGGCAAGATCTACGGCATCGAGGCTGGCAATGACGGCAACCGTTTGATCATCGATATGATCGCATCAGATGCGTTTGGACTGGACGGCGCGGACATGGAAGTGGTCGAATCATCGGAAGCGGGCATGCTGACGCAAGTGGGCCGCGCGTCCGATCGCGATGAACCTATTGTGTTCCTCGGCTGGGAACCGCACCCGATGAACGCCAACTACGACATGACTTATCTGGAAGGTGGCGATGATTGGTTCGGCCCCGATCTGGGCGGTGCGACAGTGTTCACAAACACGACAGCAGGATACGTCGACGCCTGCCCGAACGTCGGCAAGCTGTTGCAAAATCTTGAATTCACCCTCGCCATGGAAAACGAAATCATGGGTGCGATCCTGAATGATGGAACCGACCCACGCGATGCAGCAACCGCGTGGTTGGTCGGCAACACTGACGTCGTCATGGGGTGGCTCGACGGTGTGACAACACTCGACGGCGGCGACGCGGCTGTCGCCGTACAAGCCGCGCTGGATATGTAA
- a CDS encoding thermonuclease family protein, protein MIRFCSLLILLATPAFADFSGPVHVVDGDTLHVGNVTVRVHGIDAPETDQTCNDAQGRSWPCGAFVTEEISRRFEGETATCDLIELDRYGRSVAKCFVGGRDVGEQIVADGLAHAYRQYSMDYDLAEKSAQVLGLGLWAGTMQSPAAFRADRRAAALAANPPSTPTDANCFIKGNISGSGQIYHMPHNRDYDRTRINETRGERWFCTEADARAAGWRAARN, encoded by the coding sequence ATGATCCGGTTTTGTTCTCTTCTCATTCTTCTCGCCACGCCTGCATTTGCGGATTTTAGTGGACCTGTTCACGTGGTGGATGGCGACACTCTGCATGTAGGCAATGTTACTGTGCGCGTTCACGGAATAGATGCACCCGAAACCGACCAAACCTGCAATGACGCACAGGGTCGCAGCTGGCCCTGCGGCGCGTTCGTAACAGAAGAAATCAGCCGACGTTTTGAAGGCGAAACAGCCACTTGCGACCTTATCGAACTGGATCGATATGGCCGCAGCGTCGCTAAGTGTTTTGTCGGTGGTCGCGACGTGGGCGAACAGATCGTTGCAGACGGTTTAGCACACGCCTATCGCCAATATTCAATGGATTATGATTTAGCGGAAAAATCAGCCCAGGTGCTTGGACTTGGGCTGTGGGCAGGCACCATGCAATCGCCAGCCGCCTTTCGCGCAGATCGACGTGCCGCAGCCCTTGCCGCAAACCCGCCATCCACGCCGACAGACGCTAACTGCTTCATAAAAGGAAATATTTCGGGGTCTGGCCAGATATATCACATGCCACACAACCGCGATTACGACAGAACCCGCATCAATGAAACCCGCGGTGAACGCTGGTTCTGCACCGAAGCGGACGCGCGAGCCGCAGGCTGGCGCGCGGCGCGTAACTAG
- the betB gene encoding betaine-aldehyde dehydrogenase, with translation MTYDIQPTASHFIDGAYVEDTSGTPIPVICPVSEKQIAIVYAATPAIIEQALAAATRAQAAWAAMTGTQRGRVLRRAADIMRERNYDLSVLETNDTGKPLQETLVADATSGADALEYFGGLAGSLTGEHIQLGSDFVYTRREALGVCVGIGAWNYPTQIAAWKAAPALACGNSMVFKPSEQTPLCALKVAEILFEAGAPAGIYNVVQGMGEVGHTLITDPRVAKVSLTGSVPTGRKVYAAAAAGIRHVTMELGGKSPIVIFDDADLENAVSGAILGNFYSSGQVCSNGTRVFVQSGIKEAFLARLSARLKDVKMGDPLDESVNFGPMVSKRQMEIVLGFIAKGIAEGARLVAGGGRQGDMGYFLQPTVFADVTDEMTIATDEIFGPVMSVLDFEDEDDVLTRANATDFGLAAGVFTNDLSRAHRMVAGFEAGTTYINTYNVSPVEAPFGGSKLSGVGRENSKAAINHYSQLKSVYVGMAPVEAPF, from the coding sequence ATGACCTACGACATTCAACCAACCGCCAGCCACTTTATCGACGGAGCGTACGTCGAAGACACCAGCGGCACACCGATCCCTGTGATTTGTCCGGTTTCGGAAAAACAGATCGCGATTGTTTACGCCGCGACACCGGCCATTATCGAACAAGCACTGGCCGCCGCGACCCGTGCACAGGCGGCTTGGGCTGCAATGACCGGAACGCAGCGTGGCCGGGTGTTGCGCCGGGCCGCCGATATCATGCGCGAACGCAACTATGATCTCAGCGTACTTGAAACCAATGACACCGGCAAACCACTGCAAGAAACTCTCGTTGCGGATGCGACATCAGGTGCCGATGCGCTGGAATATTTTGGTGGGCTGGCGGGCAGTCTGACCGGTGAACACATCCAATTGGGGAGCGATTTCGTTTATACCCGTCGCGAAGCATTAGGCGTTTGCGTTGGTATTGGTGCGTGGAACTACCCGACCCAGATCGCCGCATGGAAGGCCGCGCCTGCGTTGGCCTGTGGCAATTCAATGGTCTTCAAGCCGTCCGAACAGACACCACTGTGCGCGCTAAAAGTTGCGGAAATCCTGTTTGAGGCGGGCGCGCCCGCGGGCATCTACAACGTGGTACAAGGCATGGGTGAGGTCGGCCACACCCTCATCACAGACCCGCGCGTTGCCAAGGTTTCCTTGACCGGATCGGTGCCCACGGGTCGCAAAGTATACGCGGCCGCTGCGGCTGGAATCCGTCATGTGACGATGGAATTGGGCGGCAAATCCCCCATCGTCATCTTTGATGATGCAGACCTTGAGAACGCGGTGAGCGGCGCAATTCTGGGCAACTTTTACAGCTCGGGTCAGGTCTGTTCAAACGGCACGCGCGTGTTCGTTCAGTCCGGCATAAAAGAGGCATTTTTAGCCCGCCTCAGCGCGCGTCTGAAAGACGTCAAAATGGGCGATCCGCTAGACGAAAGCGTTAATTTTGGCCCCATGGTGTCCAAACGCCAGATGGAGATTGTGCTGGGGTTCATCGCCAAAGGCATCGCCGAAGGTGCGCGTTTGGTGGCTGGCGGGGGGCGCCAAGGCGATATGGGGTACTTCCTGCAACCCACTGTTTTTGCAGATGTAACTGATGAAATGACTATTGCAACAGACGAAATATTCGGACCAGTCATGAGCGTTTTGGACTTTGAGGATGAGGACGATGTTTTGACCCGCGCCAATGCCACTGACTTCGGCCTCGCCGCTGGGGTGTTTACCAATGATCTTAGCCGCGCGCACCGTATGGTCGCGGGATTTGAGGCTGGAACAACCTACATCAACACCTACAATGTCTCCCCCGTAGAGGCCCCGTTTGGTGGGTCGAAACTGTCCGGTGTTGGGCGTGAAAACTCCAAGGCGGCGATCAATCATTACAGCCAGTTAAAGTCGGTTTACGTCGGCATGGCCCCAGTTGAGGCACCGTTTTAA